A single window of Brachyhypopomus gauderio isolate BG-103 unplaced genomic scaffold, BGAUD_0.2 sc224, whole genome shotgun sequence DNA harbors:
- the LOC143503279 gene encoding uncharacterized protein LOC143503279: MATNSLKGSPSVPETLPPKKRNQSDISAEPIFKTPSPFWRQNGSRRHQEPVPLSLLDLHSANTYTSLWPEMTYDPNPVLAHTLGNVAFPTWGHNFVSYDCPMTWSDSDRSDPVTRSFWWAPSHWNYTATEPREPSAKNHPGLHNQCGPPVIKPVPQSFMSQYSSRVLNRDAPRGEEMRPPFQEERWGAAQWEEKPYVQRAPHRWRARRNISMKQGPPPLTEPGAELAQHKNYSELRNSPQPKVAKTGDLHHQKPSGAYPSCSNIEQLKSRSEVHTRNELPLMAMSGNAESQKLRETTLNFTRLMSCFVEGSLIELAGGKLKRVEDLKMEDFEHCTELCPELSLRRFTVQKITCSRVPGLTCLEVELQDDIHSKMCLEVCEEYPLFVCARGWSSCRPERTARLCCLRCLQLHPGDVCLALTPTPTPPAPPTQPDADEEREDCTERSGDTTTLGKPRRRHSSAPQLRNVSQHQTRLLKGLF, translated from the exons ATGGCAACCAACAGCCTAAAGGGATCCCCTTCCGTCCCGGAGACCCTCCCGCCCAAGAAGAGGAACCAGAGTGACATTTCAGCTGAGCCCATTTTCAAGACTCCTTCCCCCTTCTGGAGGCAGAATGGGTCCAGGAGACACCAGGAGCCcgttcccctctccctcctggaCCTCCATTCAGCCAACACGTATACCTCACTGTGGCCTGAGATGACCTATGACCCAAACCCTGTACTAGCACATACACTGGGGAACGTTGCTTTCCCCACATGGGGTCACAACTTTGTAAGCTATGACTGTCCAATGACGTGGTCAGATTCAGACAGAAGTGATCCGGTGACACGCAGCTTCTGGTGGGCCCCATCCCACTGGAACTACACAGCCACGGAACCAAGAGAACCATCCGCTAAAAACCACCCGGGGCTCCACAATCAGTGCGGCCCACCGGTCATAAAGCCCGTCCCTCAGTCTTTCATGTCTCAATACTCTAGCAGGGTTCTCAACAGAGACGCTCCCAGAGGAGAAGAGATGAGACCACCTTTTCAAGAGGAGCGGTGGGGAGCTGCTCAATGGGAGGAGAAACCGTACGTCCAGCGAGCTCCACACCGCTGGAGAGCAAGAAGGAACATCAGCATGAAGCAGGGACCTCCTCCACTTACTGAGCCTGGGGCCGAACTTGCCCAGCACAAAAATTATTCAGAGCTTAGAAACTCACCACAACCAAAAGTTGCCAAAACGGGGGATCTCCACCACCAGAAGCCTTCTGGAGCTTACCCTTCTTGTTCCAACATTGAGCAGTTAAAGTCGAGGAGTGAAGTGCACACGAGAAATGAGCTCCCCCTGATGGCCATGAGTGGAAATGCAGAGTCACAGAAGCTGCGAGAAACCACGTTGAATTTCACCCGTCTAATGTCGTGCTTTGTGGAGGGCTCTCTGATCGAGCTGGCCGGAGGCAAGCTGAAACGGGTGGAGGATCTAAAGATGGAGGATTTTGAGCACTGTACTGAACTGTGCCCTGAATTAAGTTTGAGGAGATTTACTGTGCAGAAGATCACATGTTCACGCGTACCTGGACTCACCTGTTTAGAGGTGGAGCTGCAGGATGATATCCACTCTaag atgtgtctggaggtgtgtgaggagtacCCGCTGTTCGTCTGCGCACGCGGCTGGTCGTCCTGCCGGCCAGAACGCACCGCACGCCTCTGCTGCCTGCGCTGTCTGCAGCTGCACCCAGGGGACGTCTGCCTGGCCctgacacccacacccaccccacctgctccacccacgCAGCCCGATGCAGACGAGGAGCGGGAGGACTGTACGGAGAGGTCAGGAGACACCACGACACTGGGGAAACCACGGAGGAGACACAGCTCTGCTCCTCAACTCAGGAACGTCTCCCAACACCAAACCAGATTGTTAAAGGGTTTATTttag